In Drosophila simulans strain w501 chromosome X, Prin_Dsim_3.1, whole genome shotgun sequence, one DNA window encodes the following:
- the LOC6724945 gene encoding ubiquitin-conjugating enzyme E2 Q2 isoform X2 has product MNLETYPSSPPVWFAESEETSVTNAVQILSNTNGRDNHVINQVGILLRELCRLHNVPLPPDIDNLALPLQTPPPSASPLRCEQRPGGGGAGGGGGPHGNEETDSDQEEIEDPIGESEQESEGDEDLPLEMDDVRSTNKKDDMEVEHLATLERLRQSQRQDYLKGSVSGSVQATDRLMKELRDIYRSDAFKKNMYSIELVNESIYEWNIRLKSVDPDSPLHSDLQMLKEKEGKDSILLNILFKETYPFEPPFVRVVHPIISGGYVLIGGAICMELLTKQGWSSAYTVEAVIMQIAATLVKGKARIQFGATKALTQGQYSLARAQQSFKSLVQIHEKNGWFTPPKEDG; this is encoded by the exons GAAACCTATCCCTCATCGCCGCCAGTTTGGTTCGCCGAGAGCGAGGAGACGAGCGTCACAAATGCTGTTCAAATACTTAGCAATACGAATGGACGTGATAATCACGTGATCAATCAG GTGGGCATACTGCTGCGTGAGCTGTGCCGCCTTCACAACGTTCCACTGCCACCCGACATCGATAATTTGGCTCTGCCGCTGCAAACGCCGCCGCCATCCGCTTCCCCCCTTCGCTGCGAGCAGAGACCAGGTGGTGGTGGAGCGGGGGGCGGTGGCGGACCCCACGGCAACGAGGAGACCGATTCGGATCAGGAGGAGATCGAGGATCCCATCGGAGAGAGCGAACAGGAGAGCGAGGGCGATGAGGACTTGCCGCTGGAAATGGATGATGTACGCAGTACAAACAAG AAGGACGACATGGAAGTGGAACACCTAGCGACTCTAGAAAGACTGCGTCAAAGTCAGAGACAAGACTATCTAAAA GGTTCCGTTTCGGGTTCCGTGCAGGCAACCGATCGCTTAATGAAGGAACTACGCGACATTTATCGCTCAGACGCCTTCAAGAAGAACATGTATTCTATTGAGCTCGTCAATGAGTCGATTTACGAATGGAACATTCGCCTCAAGTCTGTCGACCCGGACAGTCCGCTGCACAGTGATCTGCAAATGCTCAAGGAGAAGGAGGGCAAGGACAGCATACTGCTCAACATCCTGTTCAAGGAGACGTATCCCTTCGAGCCGCCATTTGTGCGCGTCGTCCATCCGATTATCTCAG GCGGCTATGTGCTCATCGGTGGTGCCATCTGCATGGAATTGCTGACCAAACAGGGCTGGAGCTCGGCATATACCGTGGAAGCGGTTATCATGCAAATTGCAGCCACACTCGTCAAGGGAAAGGCGCGCATCCAGTTCGGGGCTACCAAA GCACTGACTCAGGGCCAATACAGTTTGGCTCGAGCCCAGCAGAGCTTCAAATCTCTGGTGCAGATTCACGAAAAGAATG GATGGTTCACCCCGCCCAAGGAAGATGGCTAA